In Hypanus sabinus isolate sHypSab1 chromosome 10, sHypSab1.hap1, whole genome shotgun sequence, the genomic stretch TGTGCcattcactgtggaggatttcttcctcttgtgggagaacatctttcctgacaaggagtACAGGGGTGTCACTCTACCTGGCAGGtgagatttgtggctgtgaaaccaTCTCAGAGGCTCCTCCAGGGTGGTTGgagaagctcaaagttcaaaagtcaaAGTAGATACATTatcacaaccctgagattcattttcttagggGCACATTCAATAAAACCCAATAACCTTAATCGAATCGATGAAAGGCAATACCCAAAGGGGTGgacaagtgtgcaaaagacaacaaactgtgcaaatacaaaagaataaaaaaagaaatgataataacaataataaataaacaataaaatttGTGAacgtgagataaagagtccttgaaagtgagtccatagggaatgggaacagttcagtaatggggcaactGAAGTTGAATGAAGATATTAGATATCACCGTTGGATCAAGAGCCTGAGgaatattaactgttcctgaacctggtggtgtgggacctgaggctcctgtaccttcttcctgatggcaacagtgaaaagagagcatgacctggatagagggggtccctgatgatggatactgtttCTCTCCaacagtatttcatgtagatgtgctcagcggtgaggagggctttatccatgatggattggggcatatccactacttttagtaggattttctgttcaagggcattggagtatccataccagactgtgacacacccagtcaatacactctccactacacatctcttgaagcttgtcaaagttttaaatgtcatgctgaatctctacaaactcctaaggaagttgaggcactgctgtgctttcatcATAATTGCACAATACTTGTGGGCTAGGCCCAGGACAGGCTCgctgaaataataacacagaggaatttaaagttgctgaccctctccacctctgatcctctgatgaggactggctcaggtacctctggtttccttctcttgaagactataatcagctctttagtcttgctgacattgagtaagaggttgttgttatggcaccactcagacaaATTATCAACCTCCCtcccctatatgctgattcatcactacctttggtTCGGCCTGTGccagtggtgttatcagcaagcTGGAATGTAGCATTGGAGctctgcttagcctcacagtgcaCAGGACAGCAAATTTAAACAGGTTCATTTTAATTCTCATAATATACTTCAAGCAGAAAAAAAGTAAAATGACATTCTCCCATATCAGCAATTCATTTTAAGGTAATTATCCTAGAGAGTTTTGAACTGTTGTCTTTTGCAATCCAATCTTGTTCTTAATTTTTGTTTCACAGATGTACATGAGAAAGACTGCCCTCTAGTCAGTAGGATTAATCTTTTTGGTCATGGTTAAAGAAAGAGTAAATTTCTGTTTATGTTACTCATTCTCTGGGTGGATAACCTAAAGCACTGTTTAAATAACAGACATGTTGTCACCAATTTGTAAGCAACAAGTTCCCATAAGCAATGACGTGACAATGACAAAATCAGCAGATTTTCTAAGACCAGTGAAGGATACTTAAGGATATCAGAGAAAATCTCTTGGTCTTCTTCAAAATGATTCATGGGACCTTATACATCTATCTGAATGGGCAGATGGAGCCCTGAAATATGACGGCTCTGACATCACAGATCTCCATTGACATTTCAATAAACTGAAAGACTCAATCTCCAAAAATAAAGTCGTTTGACTGACAAGTAACAGTGTTCCCAACTGTCTGAAAGGAAATAAAGAGATTTTAAAACACATTGGCTATGAAGAGTTTTAATCATTTTGTGCAATTCCAAGACAAACATTTTCAGTTATTCTGAAAAGAAATCCATTGTAGCTGAATCAGAGTTAAATACCTCACAAGAGAGCATGAGCTTGAGTGTTTTGCGATACCATGGATATAAATAAGCATAAAGAATTGGGTTCAAAGTAGAATTAAAGAATCCAAACCAAGTAATTACATCACCTAAAGCTGTTGggattaaaaaattaaaatatggATCAAAAATGTTATTTACATAGAAAGGCAGCCAGGAGAACGTAAAAATTCCCATTATTGCACTTTGATTTTTTACAGCTATTTGTTGCTTTTTACGTAAGTTTCCAGTGTTGTTTTCTTCCAGGTTATTACTATTGCTTGGCATGTTTCCAATTACTCTGCCATGTTTACATTTTAACACAAAAAATATTTTAACGTATATGCCCAGAATGATAGAAACGGGAACACAAAATACGATCAATGCATCTACATGCCCCTCAAACTTAGCATATGCGATGCAGCTGCCTTCGCAAGTCGTAGCAAGTATGTAATCATCTAATGACTTTTTACTGAAGTCTGACAAGATCAGTCTAAAACCATAAAAGATAGCAAATAGCCAGATTAAAGAAACAGTGACGATTGTCACAGGCAGGGTTATTTTTATAGAATAGAGAAAGGGATCAGAAATGGCATAGTATCGATCAACTGCAATAAAACATATATTATAAATTGAAACTATAGTTAACATAATATCAAGAATTGAATGAATTTTACAAAACATGTGTCCAAAATACCAACATGTTTCTATTGACCTGATCATACTATAAGGCAATACTACAAAGCCAACCAAGAAATCAACAAATGCTAAAGATAATACAAGATAATTGGTGGGTGTCTGTAGTTGCTTGAAA encodes the following:
- the LOC132400414 gene encoding trace amine-associated receptor 4-like yields the protein MNLTYLENPDDVQYCFQFVNTSCPKVTRPIAIKATLYIFISFSILISIFGNLVVIISVLHFKQLQTPTNYLVLSLAFVDFLVGFVVLPYSMIRSIETCWYFGHMFCKIHSILDIMLTIVSIYNICFIAVDRYYAISDPFLYSIKITLPVTIVTVSLIWLFAIFYGFRLILSDFSKKSLDDYILATTCEGSCIAYAKFEGHVDALIVFCVPVSIILGIYVKIFFVLKCKHGRVIGNMPSNSNNLEENNTGNLRKKQQIAVKNQSAIMGIFTFSWLPFYVNNIFDPYFNFLIPTALGDVITWFGFFNSTLNPILYAYLYPWYRKTLKLMLSCEVFNSDSATMDFFSE